In Agromyces sp. 3263, a single genomic region encodes these proteins:
- a CDS encoding FAD/NAD(P)-binding oxidoreductase, whose amino-acid sequence MTHHRIVIIGGGNAGLSVAGRLHRHGVDDVVVIEPRDQHRFQPLFSHAAGGVARASMTVRPQASVMPKGVGWIQEAVVDLDPDDASVVLASGRRVTYDQLIVCPGMQLDWDRVPGLTAALGTPSVASHYEFELVPKASRLLRDLRRGTAVFTQPPGPAKCAGASQKPMYLACDYWRATGVLSDIRVVMIVPDPTVFGIPEIDRELERKIAEYGIELRTGTELRSVDGANRTAEIGPVGGGGASERLPYDVLNAVPPQSAPDWLKSTSLPAAGDSGGFVEVDPETLRHVRYDNVWALGDAAATRNSKSGGALRKQTKVLAENVLAVLDGKEPTTRYDGYTVCPFTVSRSTVVFAEFDDQYRLKPTIPFWKSLSRERRLSWLFDRHILPWVYWHMILKGRA is encoded by the coding sequence ATGACCCACCACCGCATCGTGATCATCGGCGGAGGCAACGCCGGACTCTCGGTCGCCGGGCGACTCCATCGGCACGGCGTCGACGACGTGGTGGTGATCGAACCACGTGACCAGCATCGCTTCCAGCCGTTGTTCTCGCACGCGGCCGGTGGCGTCGCTCGCGCCAGCATGACGGTGCGGCCGCAGGCTTCCGTCATGCCGAAGGGCGTCGGGTGGATCCAGGAGGCCGTCGTGGATCTCGACCCCGACGACGCCAGCGTCGTCCTCGCGTCAGGTCGTCGGGTCACCTACGACCAGCTGATCGTCTGTCCGGGGATGCAGCTGGACTGGGACCGTGTGCCCGGTCTCACGGCCGCGCTGGGCACGCCGTCGGTCGCATCGCACTACGAATTCGAGCTGGTGCCCAAGGCGTCTCGGCTCCTCCGCGACCTGCGCCGGGGAACCGCCGTCTTCACGCAGCCGCCGGGGCCGGCGAAGTGCGCCGGTGCGTCGCAGAAGCCCATGTACCTCGCATGCGACTACTGGCGCGCGACCGGCGTGCTCAGCGACATCCGTGTCGTGATGATCGTGCCCGACCCGACCGTGTTCGGCATCCCCGAGATCGACCGCGAGCTCGAGCGGAAGATCGCCGAGTACGGCATCGAGCTTCGAACCGGAACCGAGCTGCGCTCGGTCGACGGCGCGAACCGCACGGCCGAGATCGGCCCCGTCGGCGGCGGCGGAGCGAGCGAGCGCCTGCCGTACGACGTGCTGAATGCCGTGCCGCCCCAATCGGCTCCCGACTGGCTGAAGTCGACGAGTCTCCCGGCGGCCGGCGATTCGGGCGGGTTCGTCGAAGTCGACCCCGAGACGCTCCGCCACGTGCGCTACGACAACGTCTGGGCGCTTGGCGACGCCGCGGCGACCCGCAATTCCAAGTCGGGTGGCGCGCTGCGCAAGCAGACCAAGGTTCTCGCCGAGAACGTGCTGGCGGTGCTCGACGGCAAGGAACCCACGACCCGCTACGACGGCTACACCGTCTGCCCGTTCACGGTCTCACGCTCCACGGTCGTCTTCGCCGAATTCGACGACCAGTACCGGCTGAAGCCCACCATCCCGTTCTGGAAGTCGCTGTCTCGCGAGCGACGCCTCTCGTGGCTCTTCGACCGGCACATCCTGCCCTGGGTGTACTGGCACATGATCCTCAAGGGGCGCGCCTGA
- a CDS encoding AarF/UbiB family protein — MRARYRRILRFAARYIVQTWWFELVLPRFGLARFAARGRTARLTRIAQRFHVLAVDLGGLMIKVGQYLSSRLDILPPEITKELAGLQDEVPPVPFDAIQRLAEAELGVPLERAYASFDPTPLAAASLGQAHRARLAPIDAADMGYDEAVVKVQRPGIETIVAVDLKALRRVAGWLSRVRFVANHVDLPSLVEEFAVTSLQEIDYLQEANNAEQFAAAFAGDPRVAAPEVVWERTTRRVLTLADVTAIKINDREALLAAGIDPKAVAKQFAAVMFDQLFRDGFFHADPHPGNIFVTPVERVADAAGAGAWAPDAASPASSAGPRASAGSPSSTDWRLTFIDFGMMGEVPDGLRRGLQQLLLAVAARDGKRLVDSIRGVGILLPSADTEELERAMSALFARFGGMGLAELQQVDERELRSFAIEFGETMRALPFQLPENFLLVIRSMSLTSGLCSSLDPEFNMWDAVEPYANQLLRDERGNFVQALGKEALSYAGTVARLPQRLDALADRVEEGRLVAHSPRIERRLAKLERTAGRIVSAVVFVGLFIGGILLRLDEPVWGVALIVVSAIPLLHAVFGGVFGRRGPR; from the coding sequence ATGCGCGCCCGCTACCGGCGCATCCTGCGGTTCGCCGCGCGCTACATCGTGCAGACGTGGTGGTTCGAGCTCGTGCTGCCGCGCTTCGGCCTGGCCCGGTTCGCGGCGCGCGGACGCACCGCGCGGCTGACGCGCATCGCCCAGCGGTTCCACGTGCTCGCCGTCGACCTCGGCGGCCTCATGATCAAGGTCGGCCAGTACCTCTCGTCGCGCCTCGACATCCTGCCGCCCGAGATCACGAAGGAGCTCGCCGGGCTGCAGGACGAGGTGCCGCCCGTGCCGTTCGACGCGATCCAGCGCCTCGCCGAGGCCGAGCTGGGCGTGCCACTCGAGCGCGCGTACGCGTCGTTCGACCCGACGCCGCTCGCCGCGGCATCCCTCGGCCAGGCGCACCGCGCCCGCCTCGCGCCCATCGACGCCGCCGACATGGGCTACGACGAGGCCGTCGTCAAGGTACAGCGACCGGGCATCGAGACGATCGTCGCCGTCGACCTGAAGGCGCTGCGCCGCGTCGCCGGATGGCTCAGCCGCGTGCGATTCGTCGCCAACCACGTCGACCTGCCCTCGCTCGTCGAGGAGTTCGCCGTCACGAGCCTGCAGGAGATCGACTACCTGCAGGAGGCGAACAACGCCGAGCAGTTCGCCGCGGCGTTCGCCGGCGACCCCCGCGTCGCCGCGCCCGAGGTCGTCTGGGAGCGCACGACGCGCCGCGTGCTCACGCTCGCCGATGTGACCGCGATCAAGATCAACGACCGCGAGGCCTTGCTCGCGGCGGGCATCGACCCGAAGGCGGTCGCGAAGCAGTTCGCGGCCGTCATGTTCGACCAGCTCTTCCGCGACGGCTTCTTCCACGCCGACCCGCACCCCGGCAACATCTTCGTCACGCCGGTCGAGCGGGTGGCGGATGCCGCGGGCGCGGGTGCGTGGGCGCCGGATGCCGCGTCGCCCGCGTCATCGGCTGGGCCCAGGGCATCCGCCGGCTCACCCTCGTCGACCGATTGGCGGCTCACCTTCATCGACTTCGGCATGATGGGCGAGGTGCCCGACGGGCTGCGGCGCGGACTGCAGCAGCTGTTGCTCGCGGTCGCCGCGCGCGACGGCAAACGCCTGGTCGACAGCATCCGCGGCGTCGGCATCCTGCTGCCGTCGGCTGACACCGAGGAGCTCGAGCGGGCGATGTCCGCCCTGTTCGCGCGCTTCGGCGGCATGGGGCTCGCCGAGCTGCAGCAGGTCGACGAGCGCGAGCTGCGCAGCTTCGCGATCGAGTTCGGCGAGACGATGCGGGCGCTGCCGTTCCAGCTGCCCGAGAACTTCCTCCTCGTCATCCGTTCGATGTCGCTGACCTCGGGCCTCTGCAGCTCACTCGACCCCGAGTTCAACATGTGGGACGCCGTCGAGCCCTACGCCAACCAGCTCCTGCGCGACGAGCGCGGCAACTTCGTGCAGGCGCTCGGCAAGGAGGCGCTGAGTTACGCCGGCACGGTCGCGCGGCTGCCGCAGCGCCTCGACGCCCTCGCCGACCGCGTCGAGGAGGGGCGCCTCGTCGCCCACTCGCCGCGGATCGAGCGACGCCTGGCGAAGCTCGAGCGCACGGCCGGGCGGATCGTGTCGGCGGTCGTCTTCGTCGGCCTCTTCATCGGCGGCATCCTGCTGCGCCTCGACGAGCCGGTGTGGGGCGTGGCGCTCATCGTGGTGTCGGCGATCCCGCTGCTGCACGCCGTGTTCGGCGGGGTGTTCGGGCGGCGCGGGCCTCGGTGA
- a CDS encoding PadR family transcriptional regulator, with protein MSDSYMGSGFGGSSSGWGKGSNPGPNLWEAMEQLRGMFEQKVAPRMGKGDVRAAVLALLAEKPMHGYQIISEIAERSGGAWKPSAGSVYPTLQLLADEGLISAEESNGRKTYTLTELGRAEVAASGDRPAPWPTAGSGRSHDTGAGSLGKAGFELAQAAAQVGRTGTPEQVKEAVDVLDEARRRLYSILAKD; from the coding sequence ATGAGCGATTCGTACATGGGCAGCGGCTTCGGCGGCTCCTCGAGCGGCTGGGGCAAGGGCAGCAACCCCGGCCCGAACCTGTGGGAGGCCATGGAGCAGCTCCGCGGCATGTTCGAGCAGAAGGTCGCGCCGCGCATGGGCAAGGGCGACGTGCGCGCGGCGGTGCTCGCACTGCTCGCCGAGAAGCCGATGCATGGCTACCAGATCATCAGCGAGATCGCCGAGCGCAGCGGCGGCGCGTGGAAGCCGAGCGCGGGCTCGGTGTATCCGACGCTGCAGCTGCTCGCCGACGAGGGGCTGATCAGCGCCGAGGAGTCGAACGGACGCAAGACGTACACGCTGACCGAGTTGGGACGGGCCGAGGTCGCGGCATCCGGCGACCGCCCGGCGCCCTGGCCGACCGCAGGCAGCGGCCGCAGCCACGACACCGGGGCCGGCTCGCTCGGGAAGGCCGGCTTCGAGCTCGCCCAGGCGGCGGCGCAGGTCGGACGCACTGGCACGCCTGAGCAGGTCAAGGAGGCGGTGGACGTGCTCGATGAGGCACGTCGTCGCCTGTACTCGATCCTCGCCAAGGACTGA
- a CDS encoding ATP-dependent Clp protease ATP-binding subunit, which yields MPEDFNPEAGASSFDEFLSRYLAGEQARQARSIDLSRFLTARTQGILQQAGRFALERGQTELDALHILRVIVEDEAVTQAIQRIGVAPERIITATEARLPAAGETADINAATITPSASRALFHAYQVARSAGSTYIDPEHLFFALVLGQDAPAGQVLARAGVTAEALTQQIRETVTPGAEGAEGEGDASSAGAAASATPMLDKFGTDLTALAENGELDPVIGRVDEIEQAIEILSRRTKNNPVLVGEAGVGKTAIVEGLARAIVEENVPEQLLGKRVVSLDLPAMLAGTRYRGDFEERLTKTIDEIAEHKGDFIVFIDEVHTVVGAGGSGGGDGMDAGNILKPRLARGELHLVGATTLKEYRTIEKDPALERRFQPVRVGEPSIEDAVLILHGLKPAYEEHHGIEYTDAALRAAVELSARYLTDRVLPDKAIDLIDQAGARLRLRLGVKTDVSALIARLADLEADKNAAVGAEHYEEASRIRDEISKVQAKLDEVTAAGRAAASAQQREAVIDEAEIAAVISRATGIPVNRLTESERERLGDLEGELHSRVIGQDDAVTAVAKAVRRSRTGMGDARRPVGSFLFLGPTGVGKTELAKSLAASLFDDETAVIRFDMSEFGERHTVSRLVGAPPGYVGYDEAGQLTERVRRNPYSIVLFDEIEKAHPDVFNLLLQVLDDGRLTDGQGRTVDFRNTVVIMTSNLGSEFLASRSGALGFVASADGSGFASQDDVRQRVMGKVREAMRPEFLNRIDEIVLFQKLGEAELAQIVRLMLGATSKRLAAREVAFEVTDAAVALLAERGYEPEYGARPLRRVIQREIDDRISDLFVSGALGDGEGVTVDAADGEFVVVPVPRATVEVPAAA from the coding sequence GTGCCCGAAGACTTCAACCCCGAAGCCGGCGCGAGCTCGTTCGACGAGTTCCTCAGCCGGTACCTTGCGGGAGAGCAGGCGCGTCAGGCTCGGTCGATCGACCTCAGCCGGTTCCTGACCGCCCGCACGCAAGGCATCCTGCAGCAGGCAGGACGCTTCGCGCTCGAGCGCGGCCAGACCGAGCTCGACGCCCTGCACATCCTGCGCGTCATCGTCGAGGACGAGGCGGTCACGCAGGCCATCCAGCGCATCGGCGTCGCACCCGAGCGCATCATCACCGCGACCGAGGCGCGCCTGCCCGCCGCGGGTGAGACGGCCGACATCAACGCGGCCACGATCACCCCCAGCGCGAGCCGCGCGCTGTTCCACGCCTACCAGGTCGCGCGCTCGGCCGGCTCGACCTACATCGACCCCGAGCACCTCTTCTTCGCGCTCGTGCTCGGCCAGGATGCCCCCGCCGGGCAGGTGCTCGCGCGCGCCGGCGTCACCGCCGAGGCGCTCACGCAGCAGATCCGCGAGACGGTCACCCCGGGCGCTGAGGGCGCAGAGGGCGAGGGCGACGCGAGCAGCGCGGGCGCCGCGGCATCCGCCACCCCGATGCTCGACAAGTTCGGCACCGACCTCACGGCCCTCGCCGAGAACGGCGAGCTCGACCCCGTGATCGGACGCGTCGACGAGATCGAGCAGGCCATCGAGATCCTCAGCCGCCGCACCAAGAACAACCCGGTGCTGGTCGGCGAGGCCGGCGTGGGCAAGACCGCGATCGTCGAGGGCCTCGCCCGCGCGATCGTCGAGGAGAACGTGCCCGAGCAGTTGCTCGGCAAGCGCGTCGTGTCGCTCGACCTGCCCGCGATGCTCGCGGGCACCCGCTACCGCGGCGACTTCGAGGAGCGCCTCACCAAGACCATCGACGAGATCGCCGAGCACAAGGGCGACTTCATCGTGTTCATCGACGAGGTGCACACGGTCGTGGGCGCCGGCGGCAGCGGCGGTGGCGACGGCATGGACGCGGGCAACATCCTGAAGCCGCGCCTCGCGCGCGGTGAGCTGCACCTCGTGGGTGCGACCACGCTCAAGGAGTACCGCACCATCGAGAAGGACCCCGCCCTCGAGCGCCGGTTCCAGCCGGTGCGCGTCGGCGAGCCCTCGATCGAGGACGCCGTGCTCATCCTGCACGGGCTGAAGCCCGCCTACGAGGAGCACCACGGCATCGAGTACACGGATGCCGCGCTGCGCGCCGCCGTCGAGCTCAGTGCGCGCTACCTCACCGACCGGGTGCTTCCCGACAAGGCCATCGACCTCATCGACCAGGCCGGGGCGCGGCTGCGCCTGCGGCTCGGCGTGAAGACGGATGTCTCCGCGCTCATCGCGCGGCTCGCCGACCTCGAGGCCGACAAGAACGCCGCCGTCGGCGCCGAGCACTACGAGGAGGCGTCGCGGATTCGCGACGAGATCTCGAAGGTGCAGGCGAAGCTCGACGAGGTGACCGCAGCCGGCCGCGCCGCGGCATCCGCTCAGCAGCGTGAGGCCGTGATCGACGAGGCCGAGATCGCCGCGGTGATCTCGCGGGCCACCGGAATTCCGGTGAACCGCCTCACCGAGTCCGAGCGCGAGCGCCTGGGCGACCTCGAGGGCGAGCTGCACTCGCGCGTCATCGGCCAGGACGACGCGGTCACCGCGGTCGCCAAGGCCGTGCGCCGCAGCCGCACCGGCATGGGCGACGCGCGTCGGCCCGTGGGGTCGTTCCTGTTCCTCGGCCCGACGGGTGTCGGCAAGACCGAGCTGGCCAAGTCGCTCGCGGCGAGCCTGTTCGACGACGAGACCGCCGTGATCCGCTTCGACATGAGCGAGTTCGGCGAGCGGCACACCGTGTCGCGGCTCGTCGGCGCCCCTCCCGGATACGTCGGCTACGACGAGGCCGGGCAGCTCACCGAGCGCGTGCGGCGCAACCCGTACTCGATCGTGCTGTTCGACGAGATCGAGAAGGCGCACCCCGACGTGTTCAACCTGCTGCTGCAGGTGCTCGACGACGGACGCCTGACCGACGGCCAGGGTCGCACGGTCGACTTCCGCAACACGGTGGTCATCATGACCTCGAACCTCGGTTCGGAGTTCCTCGCGTCGCGGTCGGGTGCGCTCGGCTTCGTGGCATCCGCTGATGGCTCTGGTTTCGCGTCGCAGGACGACGTGCGCCAGCGGGTCATGGGCAAGGTGCGCGAGGCCATGCGGCCCGAGTTCCTGAACCGCATCGACGAGATCGTGCTGTTCCAGAAGCTCGGCGAGGCGGAGCTCGCGCAGATCGTCAGGCTCATGCTCGGCGCGACCTCGAAGCGGCTCGCCGCGCGCGAGGTCGCCTTCGAGGTGACGGATGCCGCGGTGGCGCTCCTCGCGGAGCGCGGCTACGAGCCCGAGTACGGTGCTCGCCCGCTGCGTCGCGTGATCCAGCGCGAGATCGACGACCGCATCAGCGACCTGTTCGTGTCGGGTGCGCTGGGCGACGGCGAGGGCGTGACGGTGGATGCCGCGGACGGCGAGTTCGTCGTCGTGCCGGTGCCGCGCGCGACCGTGGAGGTGCCTGCCGCGGCGTAA
- a CDS encoding ABC transporter permease — translation MDWSVALTTLLGVSALVAITAIALRLYGVTQWYAGALAILRAAVQLAALSLVLSIVIEDLLWVWLALGVMLLAAILTAGRRLHADWRMLLTIAGVMAGAAIVTLAVIFVSGAVQLTPQYVLAIGGIVVGNTMTITTLTGRHHHSSLVARRDEVEGWLALGATPRQSTIDIARIAVREALIPSVDQTRTTGLVVLPGAFVGAVFAGASPIEAGRFQLIVLAGILCAGALVAVGLSESMSRSTTVPTQ, via the coding sequence ATGGACTGGAGCGTTGCCCTCACGACGTTGCTCGGCGTCAGCGCGCTGGTGGCGATCACCGCGATCGCGCTGCGGCTCTATGGCGTGACGCAGTGGTACGCCGGAGCCCTCGCCATCCTTCGGGCGGCCGTGCAGCTCGCCGCCTTGAGCCTCGTGCTCTCGATCGTCATCGAGGATCTGCTCTGGGTCTGGCTGGCGCTGGGCGTGATGCTGCTGGCCGCGATCCTCACCGCCGGGCGCCGCCTGCACGCCGACTGGCGGATGTTGCTGACGATCGCGGGGGTCATGGCAGGTGCCGCCATCGTGACGCTCGCGGTGATCTTCGTGTCGGGGGCGGTCCAGCTGACGCCGCAGTATGTCCTCGCCATCGGCGGAATCGTCGTGGGCAACACGATGACGATCACCACCCTGACGGGGCGACACCACCACTCGTCGCTCGTGGCGCGCCGTGACGAGGTCGAGGGCTGGCTTGCGCTCGGGGCAACGCCGCGACAATCCACCATCGACATCGCCCGCATCGCCGTGCGTGAAGCGCTCATCCCGTCAGTCGACCAGACGCGAACGACCGGTCTCGTGGTGCTGCCGGGCGCCTTCGTCGGCGCGGTGTTCGCCGGCGCATCACCGATCGAGGCCGGTCGATTCCAACTGATCGTGCTCGCGGGGATCCTCTGCGCCGGTGCCCTGGTTGCCGTGGGCCTCAGTGAGTCGATGAGCCGGTCGACGACGGTGCCGACGCAATAG
- a CDS encoding DUF4062 domain-containing protein — protein sequence MTEGETALATKFQIFVSSTYEDLVEERDAVIKAILEMGHIPVGMEMFSAADEQQWQIIQRHIDESDYYLVIVAHRYGSVVDGISYTRKEYEYAVASGVPALGFLIDPSASWPADRIDGDKEVRLLLDEFRGLVGQRPVGYWKSAEDLHSKAVVALMKAFTATPREGWVRSSSSIGPEVTSELSRLSAENARLRREIEALNHEVDADQTKAMQQLRAVLSGRTHDVSYRYFDSTEWETDAPSVSLRWIFETLGPSLIPEYPLRKASELLAIHLKSDQSRSSTITPLNVVKEVLVELMALDLVAPSSLRHSVSDQNEYWSLTQAGTDYLRWSKRRELEIKRPQTRSEETAATQDGPSGDKASASEGTVTRPESTASNKGEMDRPRGKS from the coding sequence GTGACCGAAGGAGAAACAGCGTTGGCAACCAAATTTCAGATCTTTGTGAGCTCAACGTACGAAGATCTCGTCGAGGAACGGGATGCCGTCATCAAAGCCATCCTGGAGATGGGTCACATACCCGTCGGCATGGAGATGTTCAGCGCTGCAGATGAACAGCAGTGGCAGATAATTCAACGCCACATCGATGAGAGCGATTACTACCTCGTGATAGTCGCCCATCGCTATGGATCGGTCGTCGACGGGATCAGCTATACGCGCAAAGAGTATGAATACGCAGTTGCATCCGGCGTGCCAGCCCTCGGTTTCCTTATTGACCCCAGCGCAAGTTGGCCTGCCGATCGCATTGATGGTGACAAAGAAGTGCGCTTGCTACTTGATGAGTTCAGGGGGCTGGTAGGCCAACGACCGGTTGGATACTGGAAGTCTGCGGAGGATCTTCATTCGAAGGCTGTGGTCGCCCTAATGAAGGCGTTCACTGCGACGCCACGAGAGGGTTGGGTTCGCTCGTCGTCTTCGATCGGCCCCGAAGTTACATCCGAACTGTCGCGTTTGAGCGCGGAGAACGCCAGACTCAGGCGCGAGATCGAGGCGCTCAACCACGAAGTAGATGCGGATCAGACCAAGGCGATGCAACAACTCCGGGCGGTACTTTCCGGGCGCACGCACGATGTCTCCTACCGATACTTTGATTCAACCGAGTGGGAGACGGATGCTCCCTCGGTCAGCCTGCGTTGGATATTCGAGACGTTGGGCCCGTCGCTCATCCCCGAGTACCCGTTGCGCAAAGCGTCCGAACTCCTGGCCATTCACCTGAAGAGCGATCAATCGCGATCATCCACGATCACGCCGCTCAATGTCGTGAAGGAGGTGCTTGTGGAGCTTATGGCTCTTGACCTTGTTGCCCCTTCTAGCTTGCGTCATTCCGTCAGCGACCAGAACGAGTACTGGTCGCTGACGCAAGCTGGTACCGACTACTTGAGGTGGTCAAAGCGAAGGGAACTCGAGATCAAGCGACCGCAAACTCGTAGTGAGGAAACTGCGGCTACGCAAGACGGCCCCTCAGGCGACAAGGCATCCGCATCGGAGGGGACAGTAACGCGACCGGAGAGCACTGCATCAAATAAGGGCGAGATGGATCGGCCCCGCGGTAAGTCGTGA
- a CDS encoding PQQ-dependent sugar dehydrogenase, protein MSSRGVSTVSDAGSSVRFHRHRRWPTLLLTVALTSSLAVGMTPQAAGAAPPALSTGVVQEGLSIPWDLAFLPNGQMLVTERPGRVRVYASGSPGAALVRTVTIPSVRAEGESGLLGIAVDIDFATNPYVYVCASREYAGSGGWRNQLVRYQLLGDGSWGGETVLVGGMLANRIHNGCAVEMDRSRKLWVGMGDASNTSLAQDRNSLNGKILRLNADGSVPSDNPVIGGTRNIVYSMGHRNPQGIALRPGTDQVFAIEHGPDVNDEINRIEAGGNYGWPCQTGAASGPCGSSPTTIGSIWASGGSTIATSGAAFVGGTQWADHNGNLFVSTLKESDIRRFSISDDGATVSGNQILFDGAWGRMRASVLGPGGQLYVTTSNGSNDKVIRIRPAATSVSRVAGADRFATAAALSQGAYPSGATDVVMATGTDFPDALAGSAVAGMRGMPILLTEANALPGATQAELDRLNPQRIWVLGGTSVVSESVRAAVAAYASSGEATRVAGSDRFDTAAAISNRWYAPGVQAAFVAVGTDFADALAGAPAAALRDSPLLLVQGDGIPAATVAELQRLQPQRIYVLGGTATIGSAVESQLDAYTSGPVLRLAGANRFATAEAISRTFWVKAPAAYVASGVNFPDALAGSAVAGNRGLPMLLSAPDDVSMHTGQDLLRLSPAQAVMLGGTGALTATVEARLRALVAAP, encoded by the coding sequence GTGAGCAGCAGGGGTGTGTCGACCGTGTCCGACGCCGGAAGCAGCGTTCGGTTCCACCGCCATCGTCGCTGGCCCACGCTCCTCCTCACCGTTGCGCTAACGTCGAGCCTCGCCGTCGGCATGACGCCTCAGGCCGCAGGAGCGGCGCCGCCCGCCCTATCGACCGGCGTCGTGCAGGAGGGGCTGAGCATCCCCTGGGACCTGGCATTCCTGCCGAACGGCCAGATGCTCGTCACCGAGCGGCCCGGACGGGTGCGCGTCTACGCCAGCGGCTCGCCCGGCGCGGCGCTCGTCCGCACCGTCACCATCCCCTCGGTGCGCGCCGAGGGCGAGTCCGGGTTGCTGGGCATCGCCGTTGACATCGACTTCGCCACGAATCCCTACGTCTACGTGTGCGCCTCGCGGGAGTACGCCGGCAGCGGCGGCTGGAGGAACCAGCTCGTGCGGTACCAGCTCCTCGGAGACGGCAGCTGGGGCGGCGAGACCGTCCTGGTGGGCGGCATGCTGGCCAATCGGATCCACAACGGCTGCGCCGTCGAGATGGATCGGTCCAGGAAGCTGTGGGTCGGCATGGGTGATGCGAGCAACACGTCCCTCGCTCAAGATCGCAACAGCCTGAACGGCAAGATCCTGCGCTTGAACGCGGATGGAAGCGTGCCCAGCGACAATCCCGTCATCGGCGGCACGCGGAACATCGTGTACTCAATGGGCCATCGAAACCCCCAGGGGATCGCCCTCCGTCCGGGCACGGACCAGGTCTTCGCCATCGAGCACGGCCCCGACGTGAACGATGAGATCAATCGCATCGAGGCGGGCGGCAACTACGGGTGGCCGTGCCAGACCGGCGCCGCGAGCGGCCCCTGCGGCTCCTCGCCGACCACGATCGGTTCGATCTGGGCGTCCGGCGGCTCGACGATCGCGACATCCGGCGCCGCGTTCGTCGGTGGCACCCAGTGGGCGGATCACAACGGCAACCTCTTCGTGAGCACGCTCAAGGAGTCCGACATCCGCAGGTTCTCGATCAGCGACGACGGCGCGACCGTGAGCGGCAACCAGATCCTCTTCGACGGCGCCTGGGGACGCATGCGGGCATCGGTGCTCGGGCCGGGCGGACAACTGTACGTGACCACCTCGAACGGCAGCAATGACAAGGTGATACGCATTCGACCCGCCGCGACGTCGGTCTCCCGGGTGGCGGGCGCCGACCGCTTCGCGACGGCGGCGGCGTTGAGTCAGGGCGCCTACCCCTCCGGTGCCACCGACGTGGTGATGGCCACGGGAACGGACTTCCCCGACGCCCTCGCCGGCAGTGCGGTCGCCGGGATGCGGGGCATGCCGATCCTCCTCACGGAGGCGAACGCCCTGCCCGGCGCGACGCAGGCCGAACTCGACCGCCTCAACCCCCAGCGCATCTGGGTGCTGGGCGGCACGAGCGTGGTCAGCGAGTCGGTACGCGCGGCGGTGGCGGCGTACGCGTCGTCCGGGGAAGCGACACGTGTGGCAGGGTCCGACCGCTTCGACACCGCGGCTGCCATCAGCAACCGCTGGTACGCGCCCGGTGTTCAGGCCGCCTTCGTCGCGGTCGGGACGGACTTCGCCGACGCCCTCGCCGGGGCTCCGGCGGCGGCATTGCGCGATTCCCCGCTGCTCCTCGTGCAGGGCGATGGAATCCCCGCCGCGACCGTAGCCGAGCTACAGCGCCTGCAGCCCCAGCGCATCTACGTGTTGGGCGGCACCGCCACGATCGGCTCCGCCGTCGAATCGCAACTCGACGCCTACACCAGCGGCCCGGTCCTCAGGCTGGCCGGTGCGAACCGTTTCGCCACGGCCGAGGCGATCAGCCGCACGTTCTGGGTCAAGGCCCCGGCCGCGTACGTTGCGAGTGGCGTCAACTTTCCGGATGCGCTCGCCGGCAGCGCGGTCGCCGGCAACCGAGGGCTGCCGATGCTGCTCTCCGCACCCGACGACGTCTCGATGCACACGGGGCAAGACCTCCTGCGACTCTCTCCGGCTCAGGCGGTCATGCTCGGCGGAACGGGGGCACTGACGGCGACGGTGGAGGCGCGATTGAGAGCGCTCGTCGCGGCGCCGTAG